One genomic region from Bacillota bacterium encodes:
- a CDS encoding glycosyltransferase family 4 protein: protein MRVAIATVQVPFIWGGAEYLAAELQKALERAGHRAETVTIPFKWYPPERIPEHILAARLFDLTESCGIRVDLLIGLKFPAYCFHHPRKVLWILHQHRQAYDLWGTEYSDLHLSPQGDQVREAIFKADNQYLREAVRVFTISRNVSARLQRHNGITSTPLYHPCPHAEEFSCEAFEPYAFFPSRLDQMKRQHLVIEAMRHVKTPLKLCLAGSAATPMYLEQLQDLICRYRLEERVKIMHRVTEEEKRALYARCRAVVFPPYDEDYGYVTLEASYASKALITCRDSGGPLEFAHDRDTGMVCDPTPEGLAEAMDYLGESEERAREMGKRAREAILAMGLSWERVVKELTAL, encoded by the coding sequence ATGCGGGTCGCAATTGCCACGGTACAAGTTCCTTTCATCTGGGGTGGAGCGGAATACCTTGCTGCGGAACTGCAAAAGGCCCTGGAGCGGGCAGGCCACCGGGCCGAGACGGTGACGATTCCATTCAAATGGTATCCGCCCGAGCGGATCCCGGAGCACATTCTGGCAGCTCGCCTATTTGACCTGACCGAGAGCTGCGGCATCAGAGTGGACCTTCTCATTGGCCTCAAATTTCCGGCCTACTGTTTCCACCACCCTCGGAAAGTGCTCTGGATCCTGCACCAGCACCGGCAGGCCTACGACCTTTGGGGCACGGAATACTCTGACCTTCACCTGTCCCCGCAGGGAGACCAGGTGCGGGAGGCGATCTTTAAAGCGGATAACCAATACTTGAGGGAAGCAGTGCGAGTCTTCACCATAAGCCGCAATGTCAGTGCGCGTCTGCAACGGCACAATGGGATTACCTCTACCCCTCTCTACCACCCGTGCCCACATGCGGAGGAGTTCTCTTGCGAGGCGTTCGAACCGTACGCCTTCTTCCCAAGTCGCCTTGATCAGATGAAACGGCAGCACCTGGTGATTGAGGCGATGCGGCACGTCAAGACGCCCCTGAAACTATGTCTTGCCGGCAGTGCCGCTACGCCCATGTACCTGGAACAGTTGCAGGACCTCATCTGCCGCTACCGGCTTGAGGAAAGGGTCAAGATCATGCATCGTGTTACGGAAGAGGAGAAGCGCGCACTCTACGCCCGCTGCAGGGCCGTGGTCTTCCCGCCCTATGATGAAGACTACGGCTACGTTACGCTGGAGGCCTCTTACGCCAGCAAGGCGTTAATCACCTGTCGGGATAGCGGGGGGCCACTGGAGTTTGCTCACGACCGGGACACAGGAATGGTCTGTGACCCCACACCTGAGGGATTGGCTGAGGCCATGGACTACCTGGGAGAGTCCGAGGAAAGGGCGAGGGAGATGGGGAAAAGGGCGAGGGAGGCGATCCTGGCCATGGGGCTCTCCTGGGAGCGCGTGGTGAAGGAGCTGACTGCACTGTGA
- a CDS encoding glycosyltransferase, whose amino-acid sequence MRIAWFSPLPPLKSGISEYSETVVYELRKHAVVDLWVENIPQLRFCRDFRVYNYGERSELLPLLETYDAIVYNMGNNAEFHAQMYDVLQVHPGIVILHDYVLHHFFAGYFLDKRRNSASYIREVHEQYGAESADLARKCLEDGKPLWEREEVFHYPLNRTVLDRARGLVVHSEYARAMLRKQADKRPGLTTKKIDQPVSPLSRQHHSGSREELGLPKDKIIVASLGFITPSKRLHKVIGAVAEDRFLRERVVILVIGESISPDYRLEAYATKYGIAPVVRMLGYLPIEAAYAYLRCADICVNLRYPTMGETSSSLIRIMSLGKPTLVSNVGWYADLPDDSVVKIDPLNEEEGLTSWLRRLVSDGELRDKIGETAKAYVEREHSLEKFVRELCEFIQETGAEGSSLYIRVLDRITDTLNELGQGADLVLPHLPAHLAWLYLEGGKRRAL is encoded by the coding sequence GTGAGGATCGCGTGGTTTAGTCCTCTTCCCCCTTTGAAGTCGGGGATCAGCGAATACAGTGAGACAGTCGTCTATGAATTAAGAAAGCATGCTGTGGTCGATTTGTGGGTCGAAAACATCCCTCAACTGCGTTTCTGCCGGGATTTCCGCGTGTACAACTACGGGGAGCGCTCCGAGCTTCTGCCACTGCTTGAGACCTACGACGCGATTGTCTACAACATGGGCAACAATGCGGAATTCCATGCGCAAATGTATGATGTCTTGCAGGTTCACCCGGGCATAGTCATTCTTCACGACTACGTCCTTCACCACTTTTTCGCGGGCTACTTCCTGGACAAGAGGCGTAACTCGGCGTCCTACATACGGGAAGTCCACGAGCAGTATGGGGCCGAATCTGCAGACTTGGCAAGGAAATGTCTGGAGGACGGGAAGCCCCTTTGGGAGAGGGAAGAAGTCTTTCATTATCCCCTTAATAGGACGGTCTTAGATCGCGCCCGCGGGTTGGTAGTCCATTCGGAATACGCAAGAGCAATGCTGAGAAAACAGGCCGACAAGAGGCCCGGCCTGACGACTAAGAAGATTGATCAACCGGTTTCTCCGCTGTCGCGGCAGCACCACAGCGGATCAAGGGAAGAACTTGGCCTACCTAAAGACAAGATAATTGTGGCGTCTCTCGGCTTCATAACCCCGTCGAAAAGGCTGCACAAGGTAATAGGGGCCGTCGCTGAAGACAGGTTCTTGAGAGAAAGAGTCGTCATCTTGGTCATTGGCGAAAGCATCTCGCCGGATTACCGGCTTGAAGCGTATGCTACGAAGTATGGCATTGCACCAGTCGTCAGGATGTTGGGGTATTTACCCATAGAAGCAGCCTATGCCTATCTCAGATGCGCGGACATATGCGTGAACCTGCGTTACCCTACCATGGGTGAAACAAGCAGCAGCCTGATCAGGATTATGTCCTTGGGCAAGCCGACCCTAGTCTCCAACGTCGGGTGGTATGCAGATCTCCCCGATGACTCCGTTGTAAAGATCGACCCGCTGAACGAGGAAGAGGGGTTGACATCTTGGCTACGACGCCTAGTGTCTGATGGCGAGCTGCGGGATAAGATCGGCGAAACGGCGAAGGCATACGTTGAGAGAGAACACTCATTGGAGAAGTTCGTTCGGGAGCTTTGCGAATTCATCCAGGAAACTGGTGCTGAGGGAAGCAGTC